The following proteins come from a genomic window of Synechococcus sp. NB0720_010:
- a CDS encoding phosphoribosyltransferase, whose protein sequence is MRTLSWADLDRALDATLEKFESSSWTGVYGVPRGGLVLAVCLSHRLGLPLLDQPEAGCLVVDDIYETGRTVEPFRSRTDITTLVWISKVEPQWWSALEVNDSSEWVLFPWENAAAARADEQQYRASRSHG, encoded by the coding sequence ATGCGCACCCTCAGCTGGGCTGACCTTGACCGGGCCCTAGACGCCACGCTGGAGAAGTTTGAGTCGTCGTCTTGGACGGGGGTCTACGGGGTTCCGCGCGGTGGACTGGTCCTGGCGGTCTGCCTGAGCCATCGCCTGGGCCTACCGCTACTGGATCAGCCAGAGGCGGGTTGCCTGGTGGTCGACGACATCTATGAAACCGGGCGCACTGTTGAGCCCTTCCGAAGCCGCACGGACATCACCACCTTGGTCTGGATCAGCAAGGTGGAACCGCAGTGGTGGAGCGCCCTCGAGGTGAACGACTCGAGCGAATGGGTGCTCTTCCCCTGGGAGAACGCAGCAGCAGCCAGAGCCGATGAACAGCAGTACCGCGCCTCACGCTCCCATGGCTAA
- the pdeM gene encoding ligase-associated DNA damage response endonuclease PdeM, with protein sequence MSSNETLTWGNSRLELLPQRAAWDPELQVLLLADLHLGKAESFQAQGIPLPSDGDQGNLNRLLELTASLHPQQVLVLGDLIHSQLGLTPELQEKLAALPELMGCELVLVGGNHDRGAVFPSLQAQPSLQRGAWWLSHEPETPPEPELLNICGHVHPVAVLGQGSDRLRLPCFGLDFSQQRLLLPAFGELTGGHPAPLKMQRWVIAEDRVLKLPGAN encoded by the coding sequence TTGAGCTCCAACGAAACCCTGACCTGGGGCAATAGCCGCCTGGAGTTGCTGCCCCAACGGGCCGCCTGGGATCCAGAGCTCCAGGTCCTGCTGCTGGCCGATCTCCATCTCGGCAAGGCCGAGAGCTTTCAGGCGCAGGGGATCCCCTTGCCCAGCGATGGGGATCAGGGGAATCTCAATCGGCTGCTGGAGCTCACGGCCTCGCTTCACCCGCAGCAGGTGCTGGTCCTCGGGGACCTGATCCATAGCCAGCTGGGACTGACCCCTGAACTCCAGGAGAAGCTCGCAGCTCTTCCCGAACTGATGGGGTGCGAGCTGGTCCTGGTCGGAGGGAATCACGATCGCGGCGCCGTCTTTCCCTCGCTGCAGGCCCAACCATCCCTGCAACGAGGCGCCTGGTGGCTGAGCCACGAACCGGAGACGCCTCCGGAGCCTGAGCTGCTCAACATCTGCGGCCACGTGCACCCCGTGGCGGTCCTCGGACAAGGCTCTGATCGGCTGCGGTTGCCCTGTTTTGGCTTGGATTTCAGCCAGCAACGCCTGCTGCTGCCCGCCTTCGGCGAACTCACGGGCGGCCATCCAGCTCCACTGAAGATGCAGCGCTGGGTCATTGCCGAAGACCGGGTTCTGAAACTG
- a CDS encoding glutathione S-transferase family protein, with protein MALTLFGGARSRASMPRWYMEERGIPYTWQLLDMEAGEHRQEPFTAINPFAKVPALVDEDPSLPGGRLQLFESGAILLYLAERFGGECQTAAERGLAQQWVLFANATLATALFVPSNREREFPRLMEVLDRKLASGPLMGGDWGVADCAVNAYLAYLPIFFPQIDLSPYPQVQATIAATQQRAAYQRVMGQR; from the coding sequence ATGGCCCTCACCCTGTTCGGCGGCGCCCGCAGCCGCGCCTCCATGCCGCGCTGGTACATGGAAGAACGGGGAATCCCCTACACCTGGCAGCTCCTGGACATGGAGGCCGGGGAGCACCGCCAAGAGCCCTTCACAGCCATCAACCCCTTCGCCAAGGTGCCGGCGCTGGTGGATGAGGATCCCAGCCTGCCCGGCGGGCGACTGCAGCTATTTGAAAGTGGCGCAATCCTCCTCTATCTAGCGGAGCGTTTTGGGGGCGAATGCCAGACCGCCGCGGAGCGGGGCCTGGCTCAGCAGTGGGTGCTCTTTGCCAACGCCACCCTGGCCACGGCCCTGTTTGTCCCCTCCAACCGGGAGCGGGAGTTCCCCCGGCTGATGGAAGTGCTCGATCGCAAGCTCGCTAGCGGTCCCCTGATGGGCGGCGACTGGGGCGTCGCCGATTGCGCCGTGAACGCCTACCTGGCCTACCTGCCGATCTTCTTCCCACAGATTGATCTGAGCCCCTACCCGCAGGTTCAAGCCACGATTGCCGCGACCCAACAACGGGCGGCCTACCAACGGGTCATGGGCCAGCGTTGA
- a CDS encoding DUF1651 domain-containing protein, whose protein sequence is MGASKRHAQSCTIGENTYSRSPRDFVVTVAAQEKREQKRQGRAGSGWLRSACGSKVVRITTIDPTAHAQWCEVVNADLASDGQIQAFHNSRMLRYNAVRLWQNLLRQGWTQVPAQW, encoded by the coding sequence GTGGGGGCATCGAAGCGTCACGCCCAGAGCTGCACCATCGGTGAGAACACCTACTCTCGATCGCCGCGGGACTTTGTCGTGACGGTGGCGGCCCAGGAGAAACGCGAGCAGAAGCGTCAGGGCAGGGCCGGTTCAGGTTGGTTGCGCTCGGCCTGCGGCAGCAAGGTGGTTCGGATCACCACGATCGACCCGACGGCCCACGCCCAGTGGTGTGAGGTGGTCAATGCCGACTTGGCCAGCGATGGCCAGATCCAGGCGTTTCACAACAGCCGAATGCTCCGCTACAACGCGGTGCGCCTCTGGCAGAACCTGCTGCGACAGGGATGGACTCAGGTGCCAGCCCAGTGGTGA
- a CDS encoding nucleoside 2-deoxyribosyltransferase, which yields MAKPTLYLASPYGFSAHWRSRLLPDFVEALEQLGIEVWEPFTRNGQVDLAQPGWAWRVAQADLQDVRDADALLAIVNGTPPDEGVMLELGAAIALGKPVFLYRDDFRRCSDSEDYPLNLMAFSGLPQEGWQDWLYGSIEELKAPSKALMQWLRGWASGEI from the coding sequence ATGGCTAAACCAACCCTCTATCTGGCCTCGCCCTACGGCTTCTCGGCCCATTGGCGCTCGCGCTTGCTGCCTGACTTTGTCGAGGCCCTTGAGCAGCTAGGGATCGAGGTCTGGGAGCCGTTCACGCGAAATGGTCAGGTGGATCTCGCGCAGCCGGGCTGGGCCTGGCGCGTCGCCCAGGCGGATCTGCAGGACGTGCGTGATGCCGACGCCCTCCTCGCCATCGTCAACGGCACGCCTCCCGATGAAGGCGTGATGCTGGAACTCGGTGCCGCGATTGCCCTCGGGAAACCTGTTTTTCTTTACCGCGATGACTTCCGGCGCTGCAGCGACTCCGAGGACTATCCCCTGAATCTGATGGCCTTCAGCGGCTTGCCCCAGGAAGGCTGGCAGGACTGGCTCTATGGATCGATCGAGGAGCTCAAGGCCCCGAGTAAAGCGCTCATGCAATGGCTCAGGGGCTGGGCGTCAGGCGAGATCTGA
- a CDS encoding gamma-glutamylcyclotransferase produces MGGTNGAPDYVGLVFVYGTLKRGERSHGLLGDAAFEGTALLSGLELYNLGPFPMAICNPQASRPISGELYSITAQELQALDRFEGAPRLYRRELRRLTDGREAWVYLGKPRQVRFAPVLSNGCWSGSNHNQPTPLSAASTLRPVSS; encoded by the coding sequence ATGGGTGGGACCAACGGGGCTCCTGATTATGTCGGCCTGGTGTTCGTCTACGGGACGCTGAAGCGTGGCGAGCGCTCCCATGGCCTTCTGGGCGATGCCGCGTTCGAAGGAACGGCGCTCCTCAGTGGTCTGGAGCTCTACAACCTTGGGCCCTTCCCGATGGCGATCTGCAATCCCCAGGCCAGTCGCCCCATCAGCGGTGAGCTCTACAGCATCACGGCCCAGGAACTGCAGGCGCTGGATCGATTCGAGGGAGCACCCCGGCTCTACCGGCGGGAGCTGCGCCGCCTGACCGATGGTCGCGAGGCCTGGGTCTATCTCGGCAAGCCGCGGCAGGTGCGATTCGCTCCAGTCCTGAGCAACGGTTGCTGGAGCGGATCAAATCACAACCAACCGACGCCTCTGTCTGCAGCTTCTACGCTCAGGCCGGTTTCCAGCTGA